In a single window of the Neospora caninum Liverpool complete genome, chromosome VIIa genome:
- a CDS encoding Zinc finger (C3HC4 RING finger) protein, related: MRCSPLSSPEDASAPSSEPPAEDASSPSAAHSLDMASAPVSLSVSGEQKFASCPSASSPGEKVPSSDSHSSSMREVRGVSAKPLEGEGGSLPAPSPETGGGRWAEHEDEERRKEEGRENGGETEERRQGQDRETEEADPTGYEEQTRDREDSGGRNARKHEGKDEAGNQEIGKDEGEEGEEAAARESCPREPEKEAGEEGGQERGEETTSAEGSSEAAREFCWQCLHSWLRRGASECPVCKGHTTTSNVIPIYGRGAEKHPRDAPDKGETAAGRIPERPRAERPEPGPQSQSSVRFGPGDTKDKRCFGSGRDSVFVCPCTWGFAGGTGGASLSFGLFPFFGLGVTWGGGAVNTGFSTSASSAFDWLFFPPGAHRRRPGVHRPDQVLTEEQQRMQSLGFLLLAFCFVLYIIFIA; this comes from the exons ATGCGctgttctcccctttcctctcctgaagacgcttctgcgccttccaGCGAACCACCTGCAGAGGACGCGAgctcgccttccgcggcgCACTCTCTCGACATGGCGTCTGCGCCCGTGTCGCTCTCCGTGTCGGGAGAGCAAAAGTTTGCTTCTTgtccctctgcctcttctccaggtGAGAAGGTGCCTTCTTCTGATTCACACTCGTCTTCGATGAGAGAGGTTCGCGGCGTGTCTGCCAAGCCCTTAGAAGGCGAGGGGGGTTCTCTGCCGGCTCCGTCGCCGGAAACTGGGGGAGGGCGGTGGGCAGAGCatgaggacgaagagcggaggaaagaagaggggcgcgagaacggaggagaaacagaagagcggaggcagggacaagacagagagacagaggaagcagaccCGACAGGATACGAGGAACAgacgagggacagagaagacagcggtGGACGCAACGCACGGAAGCATGAAGGAAAGGATGAAGCAGGGAACCAAGAGATAGGAAAAGATGAAGGGGAAGAGGGTGAAGAAGCGGCTGCGAGGGAATCCTGTCCCCGAGAgccggagaaggaagcaggggaagagggaggacaagagaggggagaggagacaaccTCTGCTGAAGGTTCGTCCGAGGCAGCAAGAGAA TTCTGCTGGCAGTGTCTGCACTCCTGGCTCCGACGAGGAGCCAGCGAGTGTCCTGTGTGCAAGGGCCACACGACGACTAGCAACGTCATCCCCATTTACGGCCGGGGCGCTGAAAAGCATCCCCGCGATGCGCCGGATAAAGGCGAGACTGC CGCAGGCAGGATCCCCGAGAGGCCGCGGGCGGAACGGCCGGAGCCTGGGCCGCAAAGCCAGTCGAGTGTCAGGTTCGGG CCCGGCGACACCAAAGACAAGCGTTGTTTCGGCAGCGGGCGGGATTCGGTTTTCGTGTGTCCGTGCACCTGGGGTTTCGCG GGCGGAACTGGCGGTGCGAGTTTGTCGTTTggtttgtttcctttcttcggcCTCGGAGTGACGTGGGGAGGCGGAGCCGTCAACACAGGCTTCTCCACCTCCGCGTCCTCAGCCTTCGACTGGCTGTTCTTTCCGCCTGGCGCACATCGGCGGCGTCCGGGGGTTCATCGTCCAGACCAAGTTCTCACAG